In one window of Vicia villosa cultivar HV-30 ecotype Madison, WI unplaced genomic scaffold, Vvil1.0 ctg.002934F_1_1, whole genome shotgun sequence DNA:
- the LOC131640109 gene encoding zinc finger BED domain-containing protein RICESLEEPER 2-like, giving the protein MCNGEFFHIRCSAHVLNLIVQEGLKIASEALHKIRESVKYIKGSDGRMLKFKDCVEDAGINVGGGLRYDVSTRWNSTYLMLESALQYRKAFEFYKVADRSYKYCPSEEEWERGERICEFLEPFYDITNLISGSSYPTANLYFMQVWKVQCILEKHQKSIDKVIKDMSDKMKVKFDKYWKNYSVVLAFGAILDPRLKEKFLKFCYSTLDASTSKEKLEKVMDKFKGLYEEYVSCSTNQIVSLSQSSYEFNSLAKLPRDGNKAKKSKIISVSFLLTPLVQMHFLHNN; this is encoded by the coding sequence ATGTGTAATGGTGAATTTTTTCATATCCGGTGTTCAGCCCATGTACTCAACTTAATTGTCCAAGAGGGTTTAAAAATTGCTAGTGAAGCCCTCCATAAAATTAGAGAGAGTGTCAAGTATATTAAAGGATCTGATGGAAGGATGCTTAAGTTTAAAGATTGTGTCGAGGATGCAGGGATAAATGTTGGCGGTGGTTTAAGATATGACGTGTCGACTAGATGGAATAGCACTTATTTGATGCTCGAAAGTGCCTTACAATATAGAAAAGCTTTTGAGTTTTATAAGGTGGCAGATAGAAGCTATAAATACTGTCCATCTGAGGAGGAATGGGAAAGGGGAGAAAGAATTTGTGAGTTCTTAGAACCGTTTTACGATATCACTAATTTGATTTCTGGTTCATCTTATCCAACAGCAAATTTGTATTTCATGCAAGTGTGGAAAGTACAATGCATTTTAGAAAAACATCAAAAAAGTATTGATAAGGTGATAAAGGATATGTCTGATAAGATGAAAGTTAAATTTGACAAATATTGGAAAAATTATAGTGTCGTGCTGGCATTTGGAGCAATTCTTGATCCCCGCTTGAAGGAGAAGTTTTTGAAGTTTTGCTATAGTACACTTGATGCATCAACATCTAAAGAGAAACTTGAGAAGGTGATGGATAAATTCAAAGGGCTTTATGAAGAGTATGTGAGTTGTTCAACCAATCAAATTGTTTCTCTTTCTCAATCATCTTACGAGTTCAACTCATTGGCTAAATTACCTAGAGATGGGAATAAAGCTAAAAAGTCAAAGATTATAAGTGTAAGTTTTCTTCTAACTCCTCTTGTTCAAATgcattttcttcataataattgA
- the LOC131640101 gene encoding uncharacterized protein LOC131640101, producing MKKNNKTTTMSPLSTTLFPLIFYLLSPVSSQQVSHHWPGFIYTRTGGRCSPQFWSGRQETWPRMVPETSTVSNVFGWRVYKRYRSDLTLLEATSRNDEGENAFGALLKEGTAALINSYAREGFPFRSWQVKTLVMQGFVSEVAAASLAKRFSLANHACS from the coding sequence ATGAAGAAGAATAACAAGACAACAACAATGTCTCCCCTCTCAACCACACTCTTCCCTCTTATCTTTTATCTCTTATCACCAGTCTCATCTCAACAAGTTTCACACCACTGGCCAGGCTTCATCTACACACGCACCGGAGGAAGATGCAGTCCACAGTTCTGGAGCGGAAGGCAAGAAACATGGCCGAGAATGGTTCCAGAGACATCAACGGTGTCCAATGTGTTTGGATGGAGAGTGTATAAACGGTACAGATCGGATCTCACGTTACTTGAAGCAACGAGTAGGAACGATGAAGGTGAAAACGCGTTTGGAGCTTTGTTGAAAGAGGGAACAGCTGCGTTGATAAACTCGTATGCGAGAGAGGGTTTTCCTTTTAGGTCATGGCAGGTTAAGACTTTGGTTATGCAGGGGTTTGTTTCTGAGGTTGCTGCTGCTTCTCTAGCCAAACGTTTCTCTTTGGCTAATCATGCTTGCTCCTGA
- the LOC131640096 gene encoding conglutin alpha 2-like: MANPNSYYFSLLSILLLFTCTCSARQLPREPSEFYECQLDTIDAREPDNRYDSEAGFTETWDPTQPDLRCAGVSVLKRTIDPNGLLLPSYVAYPELHFVEQGMGVLGMAIPGCAETYEEPQWERRGRPQLQQDRHQKVRYVKQGDIIAIPPGVPYWTYNYGNTPLVIVSLLDTSSKLNQLDRAPRRFYLGGNPLTQSGRKHGEEEESNNMFSGFDSRFLGEVLKVKERIIRKLQSPDGGQGKHQIIHVKGGLSLIRPPLEPEIRSEEERTHRKREEKVVEEEEVVEDEPGKREQEHREWRKETRRHKEDEGKGEEGEMVKEKETKTEEHHRHHGERERSEHGGEIREEEEEETEKEKQRRTKTKEREGQKGNFLEETICTMKLHENLADSSRADVFNPRAGRITSVNSLTLPVLGLLHLSAQWVKLYKDGIFVPHWNMNANSVLYVTRGRGRVQVVNSEGKSVFNGEVRRGKLLVVPQNFAVAEQAGNEGLEYVVFKTSDRAEVNTMVGRDSAISATPAEVLAHVFGLSPEEVNELKNNRNEGVLATPDSRIQDGFIKMV; this comes from the exons ATGGCAAATCCAAATTCCTACTATTTCTCTCTTCTATCCatcttgctcctcttcacgtgTACCTGCTCAGCTCGCCAGTTACCACGTGAGCCAAGCGAGTTCTACGAGTGCCAACTCGATACCATCGACGCACGTGAACCCGACAACCGCTATGACTCCGAAGCTGGTTTCACCGAAACCTGGGATCCTACCCAACCTGACCTACGTTGTGCTGGTGTCTCTGTTCTCAAACGCACCATCGATCCCAATGGTCTTCTTTTGCCATCTTACGTTGCATATCCTGAGCTCCATTTCGTAGAACAAG GAATGGGAGTGTTGGGAATGGCGATTCCTGGTTGTGCTGAGACATATGAAGAGCCACAATGGGAAAGAAGAGGAAGGCCACAACTACAACAAGACCGTCACCAAAAGGTTCGTTACGTGAAGCAGGGTGACATTATTGCTATTCCACCTGGTGTTCCTTACTGGACTTACAATTACGGTAATACCCCGCTCGTTATCGTCAGCCTTCTCGACACTTCCAGCAAACTGAACCAACTCGATCGAGCCCCCAGA AGATTTTATCTTGGTGGGAATCCACTAACACAGAGTGGAAGAAAGCATGGTGAAGAAGAAGAGAGTAACAACATGTTCAGTGGCTTTGATTCGCGTTTCTTAGGAGAAGTTTTGAAAGTGAAAGAGAGAATAATTAGGAAGCTTCAATCTCCAGATGGTGGACAAGGTAAGCACCAAATTATACATGTGAAAGGAGGTCTTAGTCTTATAAGACCACCGTTGGAGCCAGAAATTAGATCAGAAGAGGAGAGAACACACCGAAAGCGCGAAGAAAAAGTAGTAGAGGAAGAAGAAGTGGTTGAAGATGAGCCTGGTAAACGAGAACAAGAACACCGTGAATGGCGAAAAGAGACAAGAAGACACAAAGAAGATGAAGGTAAAGGAGAAGAAGGTGAAATGgtaaaagagaaagaaacaaaaaCCGAAGAGCATCATCGTCACCATGGTGAAAGAGAAAGAAGTGAACATGGTGGTGAgataagagaagaagaggaagaagaaacggagaaagagaaacaaagaagaacaaaaactaaagaacGAGAGGGGCAAAAAGGTAATTTCCTAGAGGAAACTATTTGTACAATGAAGCTTCACGAGAACCTCGCTGATTCTTCACGCGCCGATGTATTCAACCCAAGAGCCGGTCGCATAACATCAGTCAACAGTTTGACTCTTCCGGTTCTTGGATTGCTTCATCTTAGTGCCCAATGGGTAAAACTCTACAAG GATGGTATATTTGTGCCGCATTGGAACATGAATGCAAACAGCGTCCTGTACGTGACGAGAGGAAGAGGAAGGGTTCAAGTGGTGAATAGCGAGGGAAAATCGGTGTTCAATGGAGAGGTGAGAAGGGGAAAGTTGTTGGTGGTGCCACAGAATTTTGCGGTGGCTGAACAAGCAGGAAATGAGGGATTGGAATATGTAGTTTTTAAGACGAGTGATAGAGCTGAGGTGAATACAATGGTAGGACGTGATTCTGCGATAAGTGCTACACCTGCGGAAGTTCTTGCTCATGTTTTTGGACTTAGTCCAGAGGAAGTGAATGAGCTTAAGAATAATCGTAATGAGGGTGTTTTGGCTACTCCTGATTCTCGAATCCAGGATGGTTTCATAAAGATGGTGTAA
- the LOC131640091 gene encoding uncharacterized protein LOC131640091 — MSCISLRLPPAKKVWKSFTSKLSSKLHNIRKSKAMKKQRKNRKNTTTTTITTTTTKPQPKFLATKRFRRKKLATVRSVLFSFNKKPAPVYIDKLFKEPSYDYVGYLKPHTQPVYKPRTEVVAAKDSSKKKQVVELEGTSRRCEKTSASDDDVWESVALGSPQMQGIDERAEEFIVRFRKQMAAQERLARSL; from the coding sequence ATGTCCTGCATAAGTCTAAGACTTCCACCTGCTAAAAAGGTATGGAAAAGCTTCACCTCTAAACTTAGCAGTAAACTCCACAACATTCGAAAATCCAAAGCCAtgaaaaaacaaagaaagaatagaaaaaaCACCACAACTACAACTATCACCACCACTACTACCAAGCCACAACCTAAGTTTCTTGCTACGAAGCGTTTTCGACGCAAAAAGTTAGCCACGGTTAGAAGTGTGTTATTCAGCTTCAACAAAAAGCCTGCACCTGTTTATATTGATAAGCTCTTCAAAGAGCCTTCTTATGATTATGTAGGGTATCTGAAACCACATACACAACCAGTTTACAAACCACGAACCGAAGTAGTAGCTGCGAAGGATTCTTCTAAGAAGAAACAAGTGGTGGAGCTAGAAGGAACAAGTAGGAGATGTGAGAAAACTAGTGCATCAGATGATGATGTGTGGGAGTCAGTGGCATTAGGTTCACCTCAGATGCAAGGAATTGATGAACGAGCTGAGGAGTTTATTGTTAGGTTTAGGAAACAGATGGCTGCGCAAGAGAGATTAGCAAGAAGTTTGTAG